A genomic stretch from Chelmon rostratus isolate fCheRos1 chromosome 14, fCheRos1.pri, whole genome shotgun sequence includes:
- the ap2b1 gene encoding AP-2 complex subunit beta isoform X1 — protein MTDSKYFTTNKKGEIFELKAELNNEKKEKRKEAVKKVIAAMTVGKDVSSLFPDVVNCMQTDNLELKKLVYLYLMNYAKSQPDMAIMAVNSFVKDCEDPNPLIRALAVRTMGCIRVDKITEYLCEPLRKCLKDEDPYVRKTAAVCVAKLHDINAQMVEDQGFLDSLRDLIADSNPMVVANAVAALSEISESHPNSNLLDLNPQNINKLLTALNECTEWGQIFILDCLSNYNPKDEREAQSICERVTPRLSHANSAVVLSAVKVLMKFLELLPKDSDYYNTLLKKLSPPLVTLLSGEPEVQYVALRNINLIVQKRPEILKQEIKVFFVKYNDPIYVKLEKLDIMIRLASQANIAQVLAELKEYATEVDVDFVRKAVRAIGRCAIKVEQSAERCVSTLLDLIQTKVNYVVQEAIVVIRDIFRKYPNKYESIIATLCENLDSLDEPDARAAMIWIVGEYAERIDNADELLESFLEGFHDESTQVQLTLLTAIVKLFLKKPSETQELVQQVLSLATQDSDNPDLRDRGYIYWRLLSTDPVTAKEVVLSEKPLISEETDLIEPTLLDELICHIGSLASVYHKPPSAFVEGSHGIHRKHLPVQHSSIDTGESPVSGGPAAAMDQPHVIPSQGDLLGDLLNLDLGPPVNVPQVSSMQMGAVDLLGGGLDSLLGGDLGGGVGGSPAVGQNFIPSSVPSTFAPSPTPAPPAVSSGLNDLFELSTGMAITTGGYATPKAVWLPAVKAKGLEISGTFSRRQGHMYMDMTFTNKALQHMTDFAVQFNKNSFGVIPTSPLPIHTPLMPSQSIEVSLPINTIGPVMKMDPLNNLQVAVKNSIDVFYFSVLIPLNIFFVEDGKMERQVFLATWKDIPNENELQYQIKECHLNADTVSGKLQNNNIYTIAKRNVEGQDMLYQSLKLTNGIWILAELRIQPGNPNYTLSLKCRAPEVSQYVYQMYDSVLKN, from the exons ATGACGGACTCCAAAtatttcacaacaaacaaaaaag GGGAGATCTTTGAACTGAAGGCCGAGCTGAACaatgagaagaaggagaagaggaaagaggcagTGAAGAAGGTCATTGCTGCCATGACTGTCGGCAAGGATGTCAG TTCATTATTCCCAGATGTGGTGAACTGCATGCAGACCGACAACctggagctgaagaagctggTCTACCTCTACCTAATGAACTACGCCAAGAGTCAGCCTGACATGGCCATCATGGCCGTCAACAGCTTTGTCAAG GACTGTGAGGACCCCAACCCTCTGATCCGGGCTCTGGCTGTCCGCACCATGGGCTGCATCCGGGTGGACAAGATCACCGAGTACCTGTGTGAGCCACTGAGGAAGTGCCTGAAGGATGAAGACCCTTATGTGAGGaagacagcagctgtttgtgtggctAAGCTTCATGACATCAATGCCCAGATGGTGGAGGACCAGGGCTTCCTGGACTCCCTGAGAGATCTCATTGCTGATTCAAATCCCATG GTTGTGGCCAACGCCGTCGCTGCCCTGTCTGAGATCAGCGAGTCTCACCCCAACAGCAACTTGCTGGACCTCAATCCCCAGAACATCAACAAGCTGCTGACAGCCCTCAACGAGTGCACGGAGTGGGGACAGATCTTCATCCTGGACTGCCTGTCCAACTACAACCCCAAGGATGAGCGCGAGGCCCAAAG CATCTGTGAGCGCGTCACTCCCCGCCTGTCTCACGCCAACTCCGCCGTggtgctgtcagctgtcaagGTGCTGATGAAGTTCTTGGAGCTGCTGCCAAAGGACTCCGACTACTACAACACCTTACTGAAGAAGTTATCCCCACCGCTGGTCACCTTGCTCTCCGGAGAGCCTGAGGTCCAGTATGTGGCTCTGAGGAACATCAACCTCATCGTCCAGAAAAG GCCCGAGATCCTGAAGCAGGAGATCAAAGTGTTCTTTGTCAAGTACAACGACCCGATCTATGTGAAACTGGAGAAACTGGACATCATGATCCGCTTGGCCTCTCAGGCCAACATTGCCCAG GTGTTGGCTGAGCTGAAGGAATACGCTACAGAGGTGGATGTTGACTTTGTGCGCAAGGCTGTGCGAGCCATCGGACGCTGCGCCATCAAGGTGGAG CAATCAGCTGAGCGCTGTGTCAGCACCCTGCTGGACCTGATCCAGACCAAGGTCAACTATGTGGTACAGGAGGCCATTGTGGTCATCAGGGACATCTTCCGCAAGTACCCCAACAA GTATGAAAGCATCATCGCCACGCTGTGTGAGAACCTGGACTCTCTGGATGAGCCTGATGCTCGTGCTGCCATGATCTGGATTGTTGGCGAGTACGCAGAGAGGATCGACAACGCTGATGAGCTGCTGGAGAGCTTCCTGGAGGGCTTCCATGATGAGAGCACCCAG GTCCAGCTCACTCTGCTGACTGCCATTGTCAAGCTGTTCCTCAAGAAGCCATCAGAGACTCAGGAGTTGGTGCAGCAGGTCCTCAGCCTGGCCACGCAG GACTCTGACAACCCCGACCTGCGTGACAGAGGCTACATTTACTGGCGCCTGTTGTCCACCGACCCCGTGACTGCCAAGGAGGTGGTGTTGTCAGAAAAGCCCCTGATCTCGGAGGAGACGGACCTGATCGAGCCCACCCTCCTGGACGAGCTCATCTGCCACATCGGCTCTCTGGCGTCTGTCTATCACAAACCTCCCAGCGCCTTTGTCGAGGGCAGCCATGGAATCCACCGGAAACACCTTCctgtgcagcacagcag CATCGATACGGGTGAGAGCCCAGTGAGCGGCGGACCGGCGGCCGCCATGGACCAGCCGCATGTGATCCCCAGCCAGGGCGACCTGCTGGGCGACCTGCTGAATCTGGACCTGGGCCCTCCAGTCAACGTGCCCCAGGTCTCCTCCATGCAGATGGGGGCGGTGGACCTTCTGGGAGGGGGCCTGGACAGCTTG CTGGGGGGAGACCTGGGCGGAGGTGTTGGGGGCAGTCCAGCA GTGGGACAGAACTTCATCCCCTCATCTGTTCCCAGTACTTTTGCTCCGTCACCTACACCGGCACCTCCAGCCGTCAGCAGTGGCCTAAACGACCTGTTTGAGCTTTCCACGGGCATGGCCATCACCACTGGAGGCTACGCAACCCCAAAAGCA GTGTGGCTGCCTGCAGTGAAAGCCAAAGGACTGGAGATCTCTGGCACCTTCTCTCGCCGCCAGGGCCACATGTACATGGACATGACCTTCACCAACAAGGCCCTGCAACACATGACCGACTTCGCTGTCCAGTTCAACAAGAACAG TTTCGGGGTGATCCCTACCAGTCCTCTGCCCATTCACACTCCGCTGATGCCCAGCCAGAGCATCGAGGTCTCTTTGCCCATCAACACCATCGGGCCGGTCATGAAGATGGACCCGCTCAACAACCTGCAG GTGGCTGTGAAGAACAGCATCGATGTCTTCTACTTCAGCGTGCTCATCCCTCTCAATATATTCTTTGTTGAGGATGGAAAAATGG AGCGACAGGTGTTCCTTGCTACCTGGAAAGACATCCCCAATGAGAATGAGCTTCAGTACCAGATTAAGGAGTGCCACCTAAATGCAG ACACAGTATCAGGGAagctgcagaacaacaacatcTACACCATTGCCAAGAGAAACGTAGAAGGCCAGGATATGCTCTACCAGTCCCTCAAGCTAACGAACGGCATCTGGATCTTGGCTGAGCTCCGCATTCAGCCTGGCAACCCCAACTACACG CTGTCTCTCAAGTGTCGGGCCCCCGAGGTTTCTCAGTACGTCTACCAGATGTACGACTCTGTGCTGAAGAACTGA
- the ap2b1 gene encoding AP-2 complex subunit beta isoform X2 has translation MTDSKYFTTNKKGEIFELKAELNNEKKEKRKEAVKKVIAAMTVGKDVSSLFPDVVNCMQTDNLELKKLVYLYLMNYAKSQPDMAIMAVNSFVKDCEDPNPLIRALAVRTMGCIRVDKITEYLCEPLRKCLKDEDPYVRKTAAVCVAKLHDINAQMVEDQGFLDSLRDLIADSNPMVVANAVAALSEISESHPNSNLLDLNPQNINKLLTALNECTEWGQIFILDCLSNYNPKDEREAQSICERVTPRLSHANSAVVLSAVKVLMKFLELLPKDSDYYNTLLKKLSPPLVTLLSGEPEVQYVALRNINLIVQKRPEILKQEIKVFFVKYNDPIYVKLEKLDIMIRLASQANIAQVLAELKEYATEVDVDFVRKAVRAIGRCAIKVEQSAERCVSTLLDLIQTKVNYVVQEAIVVIRDIFRKYPNKYESIIATLCENLDSLDEPDARAAMIWIVGEYAERIDNADELLESFLEGFHDESTQVQLTLLTAIVKLFLKKPSETQELVQQVLSLATQDSDNPDLRDRGYIYWRLLSTDPVTAKEVVLSEKPLISEETDLIEPTLLDELICHIGSLASVYHKPPSAFVEGSHGIHRKHLPVQHSSIDTGESPVSGGPAAAMDQPHVIPSQGDLLGDLLNLDLGPPVNVPQVSSMQMGAVDLLGGGLDSLVGQNFIPSSVPSTFAPSPTPAPPAVSSGLNDLFELSTGMAITTGGYATPKAVWLPAVKAKGLEISGTFSRRQGHMYMDMTFTNKALQHMTDFAVQFNKNSFGVIPTSPLPIHTPLMPSQSIEVSLPINTIGPVMKMDPLNNLQVAVKNSIDVFYFSVLIPLNIFFVEDGKMERQVFLATWKDIPNENELQYQIKECHLNADTVSGKLQNNNIYTIAKRNVEGQDMLYQSLKLTNGIWILAELRIQPGNPNYTLSLKCRAPEVSQYVYQMYDSVLKN, from the exons ATGACGGACTCCAAAtatttcacaacaaacaaaaaag GGGAGATCTTTGAACTGAAGGCCGAGCTGAACaatgagaagaaggagaagaggaaagaggcagTGAAGAAGGTCATTGCTGCCATGACTGTCGGCAAGGATGTCAG TTCATTATTCCCAGATGTGGTGAACTGCATGCAGACCGACAACctggagctgaagaagctggTCTACCTCTACCTAATGAACTACGCCAAGAGTCAGCCTGACATGGCCATCATGGCCGTCAACAGCTTTGTCAAG GACTGTGAGGACCCCAACCCTCTGATCCGGGCTCTGGCTGTCCGCACCATGGGCTGCATCCGGGTGGACAAGATCACCGAGTACCTGTGTGAGCCACTGAGGAAGTGCCTGAAGGATGAAGACCCTTATGTGAGGaagacagcagctgtttgtgtggctAAGCTTCATGACATCAATGCCCAGATGGTGGAGGACCAGGGCTTCCTGGACTCCCTGAGAGATCTCATTGCTGATTCAAATCCCATG GTTGTGGCCAACGCCGTCGCTGCCCTGTCTGAGATCAGCGAGTCTCACCCCAACAGCAACTTGCTGGACCTCAATCCCCAGAACATCAACAAGCTGCTGACAGCCCTCAACGAGTGCACGGAGTGGGGACAGATCTTCATCCTGGACTGCCTGTCCAACTACAACCCCAAGGATGAGCGCGAGGCCCAAAG CATCTGTGAGCGCGTCACTCCCCGCCTGTCTCACGCCAACTCCGCCGTggtgctgtcagctgtcaagGTGCTGATGAAGTTCTTGGAGCTGCTGCCAAAGGACTCCGACTACTACAACACCTTACTGAAGAAGTTATCCCCACCGCTGGTCACCTTGCTCTCCGGAGAGCCTGAGGTCCAGTATGTGGCTCTGAGGAACATCAACCTCATCGTCCAGAAAAG GCCCGAGATCCTGAAGCAGGAGATCAAAGTGTTCTTTGTCAAGTACAACGACCCGATCTATGTGAAACTGGAGAAACTGGACATCATGATCCGCTTGGCCTCTCAGGCCAACATTGCCCAG GTGTTGGCTGAGCTGAAGGAATACGCTACAGAGGTGGATGTTGACTTTGTGCGCAAGGCTGTGCGAGCCATCGGACGCTGCGCCATCAAGGTGGAG CAATCAGCTGAGCGCTGTGTCAGCACCCTGCTGGACCTGATCCAGACCAAGGTCAACTATGTGGTACAGGAGGCCATTGTGGTCATCAGGGACATCTTCCGCAAGTACCCCAACAA GTATGAAAGCATCATCGCCACGCTGTGTGAGAACCTGGACTCTCTGGATGAGCCTGATGCTCGTGCTGCCATGATCTGGATTGTTGGCGAGTACGCAGAGAGGATCGACAACGCTGATGAGCTGCTGGAGAGCTTCCTGGAGGGCTTCCATGATGAGAGCACCCAG GTCCAGCTCACTCTGCTGACTGCCATTGTCAAGCTGTTCCTCAAGAAGCCATCAGAGACTCAGGAGTTGGTGCAGCAGGTCCTCAGCCTGGCCACGCAG GACTCTGACAACCCCGACCTGCGTGACAGAGGCTACATTTACTGGCGCCTGTTGTCCACCGACCCCGTGACTGCCAAGGAGGTGGTGTTGTCAGAAAAGCCCCTGATCTCGGAGGAGACGGACCTGATCGAGCCCACCCTCCTGGACGAGCTCATCTGCCACATCGGCTCTCTGGCGTCTGTCTATCACAAACCTCCCAGCGCCTTTGTCGAGGGCAGCCATGGAATCCACCGGAAACACCTTCctgtgcagcacagcag CATCGATACGGGTGAGAGCCCAGTGAGCGGCGGACCGGCGGCCGCCATGGACCAGCCGCATGTGATCCCCAGCCAGGGCGACCTGCTGGGCGACCTGCTGAATCTGGACCTGGGCCCTCCAGTCAACGTGCCCCAGGTCTCCTCCATGCAGATGGGGGCGGTGGACCTTCTGGGAGGGGGCCTGGACAGCTTG GTGGGACAGAACTTCATCCCCTCATCTGTTCCCAGTACTTTTGCTCCGTCACCTACACCGGCACCTCCAGCCGTCAGCAGTGGCCTAAACGACCTGTTTGAGCTTTCCACGGGCATGGCCATCACCACTGGAGGCTACGCAACCCCAAAAGCA GTGTGGCTGCCTGCAGTGAAAGCCAAAGGACTGGAGATCTCTGGCACCTTCTCTCGCCGCCAGGGCCACATGTACATGGACATGACCTTCACCAACAAGGCCCTGCAACACATGACCGACTTCGCTGTCCAGTTCAACAAGAACAG TTTCGGGGTGATCCCTACCAGTCCTCTGCCCATTCACACTCCGCTGATGCCCAGCCAGAGCATCGAGGTCTCTTTGCCCATCAACACCATCGGGCCGGTCATGAAGATGGACCCGCTCAACAACCTGCAG GTGGCTGTGAAGAACAGCATCGATGTCTTCTACTTCAGCGTGCTCATCCCTCTCAATATATTCTTTGTTGAGGATGGAAAAATGG AGCGACAGGTGTTCCTTGCTACCTGGAAAGACATCCCCAATGAGAATGAGCTTCAGTACCAGATTAAGGAGTGCCACCTAAATGCAG ACACAGTATCAGGGAagctgcagaacaacaacatcTACACCATTGCCAAGAGAAACGTAGAAGGCCAGGATATGCTCTACCAGTCCCTCAAGCTAACGAACGGCATCTGGATCTTGGCTGAGCTCCGCATTCAGCCTGGCAACCCCAACTACACG CTGTCTCTCAAGTGTCGGGCCCCCGAGGTTTCTCAGTACGTCTACCAGATGTACGACTCTGTGCTGAAGAACTGA